The following is a genomic window from Flavobacteriales bacterium.
TCTGGTGTTACGGCACAAATAAGTTCTTGATTTACTCCATCCCAAAACTGATCAGCATAATGACAGTTTTCAACTGGCGGGAAATTTGGAGGAATACCAGCTAAACCAGAAAGTGAGGCCGTATGCAGGTAATTACTGTTGGGTTGATAGCCCTGATCTGCAGTATTAGGAATTTGTGGAAAATTAAAAGGAGCAAATTGAACAATTCCACCTTGGTATACGTCGTTAACGACAAATGTGTTACTTGTAGAAGAAACCGTTCCTAAAAATGGGACAACTTGATTAAGTGTCCAATCCATAGTTGCCGGATTTTCAAAATCTTGACTGATAAACACTTGTTGAGCATAAGTATTTGAGGCAATTAACAAAGAGCTAAAAACCAATAAAAAGTAACTTTTAATATTCATCATTTTATATCAATTAATAAAAGTAAATTCTCCATAGTTGAATTTACAAAAATATCATTTAAATCTTACTAATTTGTCAAAGATACTTATTATTAAGCATCAGCTCGCAATTTAGTAAAAATCTGTACTCACACACTAATTAACATCAATAGATACTTACAGATCCTTTCTTTTCATACACTTTACCATTAAAACCTCGTGCATTCATGAAATAATAATAGACACCTGGCGCTAATTTATTTCCGCTAAAGCTTAGCCCATCCCATTCGTAATTTGGATTTGACCAATTATAAACTACCGAACCCCATCTGTTAAATATTTTCACTTCAAAATCTTCTATTGCATGATTTTCTAAAAACGAAAAATTGTCATTAATACCATCCCCATTAGGGCTAAATGCGTTGTACATTTCTTGCCAGTCATCCAACATCATCTCAAATCCTTGAACCTCAATTTTAATAACTTTGCTATCTGAACATTGGCTATCATCTGTCACTGTTAATGTTAAATCATAATCACCTACATTTTCATAAGTATAAATGGGGTCTTTGGTCTGAGAAGTATTTCCATCTCCGAAGTCCCAACCGAAAAGGGCAGAAATACTCATATTTGTTATGTAAATATCAAAAGGAAATTCACCCAAAGAATCGTTCACTGTAAAATCCGCTAAAACGTTAATAGTATCTCTAAAACTACAGCCTTTTGAATCAATCACTTCAAAATCATAAAACTGCTTAGCTTCAAATAAAATCGAAGTATTATTCGACATCACTTGACCTGCTTCATTTCTCCAAGCGTAAACATACTCTTCTACACCACCATTTGTATTAGAAATGATTTCTGACCCAATGCACTCTAAAATTGAACTTAATTGTTGTGGCTCCTTTATTTTTATTGAAACTGTATCGGCACATAAATCATTGTCGATTAAAATGGCCTCATAATTACCTGCATATAAATTTGAAAAGCCTGTCCCATTCATTGACACGACTCCATTGCTCAAACTTATTGAGTATGGCTCAACGGCAGTAACATTAAAAGAAAAAGCACCAGTATTATCACCACTGCAGTTTACATGAGTGGTATCAGAAATTTCCAAACTGCATTGTGAAAATGCGACAAAATGTAAAAATAAGAGTAATAAAATGAATAATCTTGTCATAATCTGATTGCGAAATTACTCTTTTTTTATGGCAAAACAATTTTGTTGAAAACTGACTTTATATAGTATTTAAAAAACCGTTTTTAAACTCTATTTTTGAGCATACAATTATGCTTTTCAAAATTTAATCAATCATCACTTTGGAAAATTTTTTAGCGGAATTAAACCTCTCACAAAGACAAGCTGTTGAACATACTAAAGGACCTATTATGGTCATTGCTGGAGCAGGCTCAGGAAAGACCAGAGTTTTAACATACAGAATTGCTCATTTGATTCAAAAAGGAATTGACCCTTTTAACATACTTTCGCTGACATTTACCAACAAGGCAGCTAAAGAAATGAGAGAACGGATTCATTCATTAATTGGTCCTGAAGCACAAAACTTATGGATGGGTACTTTCCACTCTGTTTTTTCAAAAATTTTAAGAATTGAATCCGACAAACTTAACTATCCGCAAAACTTCACAATTTATGACACTTCCGATTCTAAGAACCTCCTAAAAAGCATTGTCAAAGAATTAAATCTAGACAAGGACATTTACAAGCCTAACGTGCTACTTTCTAGAATCAGCCAACTAAAAAACAATTTGGTTTCATACGTTAGTTATATGTCTAATGCATCACTACAAGCCGAAGATTCGAGCCGAAGACTTAAGGAAATGGCAATGATTTACAAGACCTATCAAAACAGGCTGTTTTCATCCGGATCAATGGATTTTGACGATCTACTTTTCAATACTTTTATTTTGTTAAGAGACTTTCCTGAAACCCTCAATAAATACCAAAACAAATTCAAGTACATCTTAGTAGATGAGTACCAAGATACCAATCAAGTACAGTATATGATTGTTAAGCGTTTAGCTGCTATGAATGAGAATATTTGTGTGGTTGGAGATGACGCCCAAAGTATATACGCTTTTAGAGGCGCTAACATTCAAAATATTTTAAACTTCAAAAATGATTATCCTGATTTTGAAACTGTTAAACTTGAACAAAACTACAGATCATCTCAAACAATTGTGAATGCTGCAAATAGTCTTATTAAACACAATAAAAATCAAATTAAAAAAACAGTTTACAGTAAAAATCAAAAGGGTTCAGCATTAAAGGTTTGTAAAACCTTTAGTGATAATGAAGAAGGGCAAGTTATTGGTCAATCCATCTTTGAAATTCAAATGAATGAGAGGGTTCCTTACAGTGATTTTGCCATACTATACAGGACAAATGCTCAGTCAAGGTCTCTTGAAGAATCACTCAGAAGACGAAACATCCCCTTTAAAATTTATGGTGGACTATCATTTTACCAGAGAAAAGAGGTGAAAGATTTACTTGCCTATTTCAGAATTGTAATCAATCCCAAAGATGAAGAGTCTTTAAAAAGAATTATTAATTTCCCAACAAGAGGAATTGGAAACACTACTATTCAAAAACTTATTATCTGCTCGCGAACGTATAACACAAGTATTTTTGAATGCATCCAAAATCCTGATTACCACTCTTTAATTGGTGTGAACAAAAGCACCTTACAGAAACTCACTGATTTTGCTGTTTTAATAAATAGCTTCAAAGCTCAATTGAATGAAGATGCCTACAAACTTGCCAATAGCATTGCCAAATCAACATCGCTTCTAAGAGAACTTGACAAGGACAAAACACCAGAAGGAGTTAGTCGATATGAAAATGTTCAAGAGCTTCTTAATGCTATCAAAGATTTTGTAGAAAAAAATAAAAAAAGGGAAGAACCAACTTCATTAGACTTCTTCATGCAAGACGTGGCTCTAATTACAGATCAGGATAAAGAAGAAGATAAAGAGGATAGAAATAAAGTATCGATGATGACTATTCACGCTGCAAAAGGTTTAGAATTTCCTTATGTATACATAGTCGGTCTTGAAGAAAATTTATTCCCCTCTCAGCTTTCTGTTCATTCTCGAGAAGAATTAGAAGAAGAACGCAGGCTTTTTTATGTTGCTATAACAAGAGCAAAAAAATATGTTAATCTTTCTTATGCAACTAGTCGTTGGAGATGGGGACAACTAATAGACTGTGAACCAAGTCGATTTTTACACGAAATTGACGACGAGTTTTTGGATTGGGAGATTCAAAAAAGAGATAGAGTAAAACCTCAAAACAATACTAATCTCAGAGTAAACGTAAAAAAGCAATACTTTAACAAACCAACTACTAGTAATAAAAAACCAAATATTACTCAGAAATATACTCCTCAAAATCTAACTAAAGCCAATGTAGCAATGACTAAAGCTGGCGATCAATCTTCCAGTAATAATCAGCTTCAAACAGGCATGAATGTTAGTCACGAAAGGTTTGGCAAAGGGAAAATCTTGCAAATTGAAGGGCATGCAGGAAATAAAAAGGCTACAATTTTCTTTGAAGGAAATGGTCAAAAAACTCTTCTTCTAAAATTTGCTAAATTGACAATTATCAATTAAAATAGTTTAAAAATAAAACGTACTTTCGAAAAATAATTACAAACACTTTCTTGAATGGAATTAGAATACAATACTTCCAGAAACAAACTAGTCATTTCTGAGTATGGAAGACATATCCAAAAACTTGTCGAGCACGCCATCGAAATAAAAGATAAAAAAGACAGACAACGCTTTGTTGAAGGCATTATAAACATTATGGGAGACCTCAACCCACACTTAAGAGATGTGGCTGACTTCAAACATAAACTTTGGGATCATCTTTATGTAATTTCAGATTTCAAACTAGATGTTGATTCTCCTTACGAGAAACCAGTCATTGAAAAATTATTTGAAAAGCCAGAACCATTAGGTTACCCTAACAGTAAAATTAAGTACAATCATTACGGTAAAGTCATTGAAAAAATGATTGTAGAGGCAATAAAAATGGAAGACAAAGAGCTAAAGAATAAGCTTGTTATTGCCATTGCTAACCAAATGAAAAAATCATACGTCAATTGGATTCTTGACTTTGTAGAGGATGAAGTAATTTTCAATCATCTGAAAAAATTATCTAACAACAATTTAGAAATTCAAGAAGGTATTGAATTATCAAAATTTGCACCTAACGTAAAACAAAGCTCTTCTCCAAAGAAGAAAAAGAAAAATAACCGAGGCAGAAATCAACAACGAAACTAAATGAGTTCATTTATTATAGAGGGTGGGAGAAAATTAAGTGGTGAGATTATTCCCCAAGGCGCAAAAAATGAGGCCCTTCAAATACTCTGTGCAGTACTATTATCTGCTGAAAAGATTACAATTTACAACCTACCTGATATTGTCGACATCAATATTTTAATCGACTTATTATCTGACTTAGGGGTAAAAATTCAAAAACTAAGTCCTAATAGCTATACCTTTCAATCTGATGAAATAAATCTTGATTATTTGACATCAGATGAATTTAAAACTAAAGGGACTAGAATACGAGGCTCCATAATGATTGTAGGTCCTCTACTCGCTAGATTTGGAAAAGGATATATCCCTAAGCCAGGTGGTGATAAAATTGGTAGAAGACGATTAGACACTCACTTCATTGGCTTTGAAAGGTTAGGCGCAAAATTTGAATACGACAGCAAAGAAAGTTTTTACAGAGTCACGACTGACGGACTCAAAGGCACCTATATGCTAATGGATGAGGCCTCTGTTACTGGAACCGCAAACATTGTTATGACTGCAGTAATGGCAGAAGGAATAACAACCATATACAATGCTGCTTGTGAGCCTTACCTACAACAGTTGTGCAAAATGCTTAACAGAATGGGTGCTAATATAAGTGGTATTGGCTCAAACCTTCTTACCATTGAAGGAGTAAAAGAACTCAAAGGATGCGAGCACACTATACTTCCTGATATGATTGAAATCGGCTCGTTTATCGGTCTAGCCGCTATGACTCAGTCAGAACTAACAATAAAAAATGTTCAATACGATGAATTAGGAATTATCCCAAGTGTTTTTCAGAAATTAGGAATAAAACTAGAAAGACGTGGCGATGATATTTACATACCTTCACAAGAAAGTTATGAAATTGAGAATTTTATAGACGGTTCAATTTTAACCATTTCCGATGCACCATGGCCAGGATTTACTCCTGATTTATTGAGTATAATTTTAGTTGTAGCTACCCAAGCTAGAGGAAGTGTTTTAATTCATCAAAAGATGTTCGAAAGCAGATTATTCTTTACGGATAAGCTGATTGATATGGGTGCGCAAATTATCTTATGTGACCCACACAGAGCTTCTGTAATTGGATTAGACAGAAAATCAGCATTAAGAGCTACCAGAATGACTTCGCCAGATATTAGAGCAGGAGTTTCATTACTTATAGCAGCTCTTTCTGCCGACGGAACTAGTGTAATTGACAACATAAATCAGATTGACAGAGGATACCAAAATATTGACGAGAGACTAAATAAGTTAGGTGCAAACATCAAAAGAGTTGACTAACATTTATCATATTATGAAAAAAATATTTTTCTTTTCACTAATTGCATTTCTAACGCTTGACTCCTATTCTCAAGCCCTAAAAATTGGCGATTCGGCTCCAGAGTTAGCTTATGAAAATCCTAGAGAAAAAATAATGAAGTTATCTTCATTGAGAGGTAAATATGTTATTGTTGATTTTTGGGCATCGTGGTGCGGACCATGCCGTAGAGAAAACCCAAACTTAGTTTCCACCTACAAAAGGTTTAAAAACGCAAGATTTAAAAACGGAAAAGGACTGGAAGTATACAGTGTTTCTCTAGACAAAAAACTAAGCAGTTGGCTAAAAGCAATGACAGACGATAAACTATTTTGGGAATACCACGTTAGTGATTTGAAAGGATGGCAGTCGGATGCCGCATCCATATATGGAGTGCGTTCAATTCCTCAAACCTTTGTCCTTAATGGAGAAGGTGAAATTATTGCTAAAGACTTAAAAGGAGACGCTTTAAATAAGTTCCTTAATTCTCAAAAAATCAACTAAAACAGTTTTATTAGTTTGTCAAACGTATGACAAAATGTCTAATCTGATATTTTGGCATTATTTTTGATATTAAGTTTGTCAATAACAATCTTATTAAAATGGCGAAAAAGAAAAAAGAATCTAAAAAAGAAATTGAAGAGGTAACTATCGAAGAGAAATTTTCAGAACTCAACGACAAACACCTAAGACTTTTTGCTGAATTCGAAAATTTCAAAAAACGAACAGCCAAAGAACGAATTGAACTCTACAAAACAGCTGGAGAAAGTGTTCTTAGCGCTCTCCTTCCAATCGTTGATGACTTCGAGCGTTCAATCAAGGCTAGTGAAGAAGAAGATGAAGGAGTTGTTTTAATCTACAATAAGTTAATTAGTATTTTAGAATCAAAAGGCTTGAAAGCAATTGACAATCCAATTGGCACAGAATTAAATACTGATTTTCATGAGGCTATCACAAACGTCCCTGCGCCTTCTGACGATATGAAAGGTAAAATTATTGACGTTATTGAAAAAGGGTATTTTTTAAATGATAAAGTAATTCGCTACGCTAAAGTTGTAGTAGCTAACAACGAATAAAATGAGTAAAAGAGACTATTACGAAGTATTAGGCGTTAGCAAATCCGCTAGCGATAGCGAAATTAAAAAAGCTTATCGAAAGATGGCCATAAAGTACCATCCCGACAAAAATCCTGATGACAAGGCAGCTGAAGAAAAATTCAAAGAAGCTGCTGAAGCCTATGATGTTTTAAGCAATACTGATAAAAAGAAACGTTATGACCAATTTGGTCATGCAGGAATGGGCAACCGCGGTGGTTTTGGTGGTGGCGGCGGCATGAATATGGATGACATATTCTCACAGTTTGGCGATATTTTTGGAGGTGGTGGCAGCCCCTTTGATAGTTTTTTTGGAGGTGGTAGCAGAGGAGGCCGAAGAGTTAACAAAGGCACTAACCTTAGAATCAAACTAAAACTTACTCTTGAAGACGTAGCTAACGGAATTGACAAAAAAATAAAAGTCAAAAAACTTGTACAAGCAGAAGGTGTAACCTACAATACTTGTGTTACATGTGGTGGAAACGGTCAAGTTACTCGAGTATCCAATACGATTTTAGGACAAATGCAAACGTCAGCAGTCTGCCCAAGCTGTAACGGATTAGGAAAGACTATCGATAAAAGACCTAAAGGTTCTGATGCCAATGGTTTGATACAAAAAGAGGATATTGTAAGCATCAATATTCCAGCAGGTGTAGAGGATGGAATGCAGCTAAAAGTAAGTGGAAAAGGAAATGCAGCTCCTTTTGATGGCTACGCAGGTGATTTAATTATACTAATCGAAGTTGAAGAGCATACAGATTTAAAAAGGGAAAACAATAACTTACACTACGATTGTTATGTAAGCTTAACAGATGCTGTACTTGGTAATGATGTTGTAATTCCTACCATAAGTGGCAAAGCAAAAATCAAAATTGAAGCTGGAACACAAAGTGGTAAAATCCTTAGACTCAAAAGCAAAGGACTACCCTCATTGAATGGATACGGAAAAGGCGATTTGCTCGTTCATATAAATGTATGGACTCCGCAAAACTTAACCAAAGACGAATTGAAAATTTTTAAAGGTTTAAAAGACTCTAAAAGTTTTGTACCAAACCCTACCTCTTCAGACAAATCATTTTTTGAAAGAGTAAAAGATATGTTTAATTAAACTTAAATTTTTTACATATGGCATTGAATAAAAACACAATTAGAGTTTTACTTTCTTTAAGTATTTTTATTTCGAGCCATTCTTTCGCTCAAAAAAAACTAACTATAACTATTGACAAAGAAATTGAAGTGCCATTAATGGGATACAATTCTGATATGTCAAATACTCCAATTTGGAGCGAGCCTAATTTCTCTAAAGCCCTAAACCAACTACATCCAAAAACACTACGTTACCCTGGAGGCAGTAATGGCTTGTACTGGGATTGGGAAAAAGGTTGGACAATGTCATTTGATGAGTTGCTTCCAATTCTTCAGGAAAAGAAATTCGAGTACGAGGGTAAAACTATAGCTAATGTCGATGAGTTGAGGCAATTAACTAAAGACAACAGAAAATCAAATTCATTTTGGAGGCAACTACACCGATACAATGCCAAAAGACCCAAATACAATACGATTGAAGAGTTCTCCAAAGCTCTATCATCTACCCAATCTAAAGCGGTGATTACACTGAATGTAATAACAAGCCACCTGGAAAAAGAATTAGAGCTACTTCGTCGGGCAAAGAAGATTGGTATAGACGTCAAATACATTGAACTTGGCAATGAAGTATATGCCGAAAATTTACTCACTAAACATATTTATCCAACAGTTGATAATTACATTGACACTTGTATTAGTTGGTCAAAAGCAATTTTGAAAGAGTTTCCCAACGCACACATTGGCGTTGTAGGAGGCGACAAGAATAGAAGAACACGAAATTGGAACGAAAAATTATCATCAGCTTTGAAACGTTCATTTTCAACATCTAAACTTGATCAATTTCATTTCATTCTCCATTATTATAGCCATTTCAAAAATCCCAAATATCAGATTGAAACTAATTCTGGCTACAAAAAGCTAATAGCATTTCCTAAAGTAGATTTGGAATTCAGACTACAAAATTGGAGATGGAATAATACTTCAACATTTTCCACTTGGGTTACGGAGTATAATATGATAGAACAACAGCCATACTCAATCAATAACAAATGGGCACACGGCTTACTTGTTGCTAGTCAAATCAATGAATTACTCAAGCAAACTGATTCTGAAATGTTTCATTTTCATAGTATTGGGGCTGAGAAATTTCCTGTTTTTGCAGCACTTCAACTCATGGACAAGGGTGATGAATATCTAAAACCTACGTCTAGTGGTATTGTAACTTCATTGTGGAATAGACTTACCGAAAATGCTGACCGACTCTATCAAACAAAGATAAATGTAAGACCTTGGACAATTAATTATAACGCAAAGAGCAAAGAATACCCAAACAATCTAAAAGAAGAAAAAAACACTACATTTTCGCCCATCCATGCTTATATTAGCTACGAAGATCAAAAAGCTAAACTCCTCATTATCAATTTTAGCGAAGAAATGTTGACGATAGATTTAGACAAAATAATGGGTAAATGTGAAATGGAGCAACACTATGCACAACCATCTGACTCTAAAAGTAATGTCATTAAACAAAGCCTTGAAAGCGAAGTAGAGCTAGCCCCCTACTCCATTAGTTTATTAGAAGAATGAATATACTAGAGATAAAAAACGTAGTGAAAGAGTATGAGAATAAAAAAGCTCTGGATACTATTTCGATGAACATTAAGGAGGGTAGAATATTTGGATTGCTTGGACCTAATGGTGCTGGCAAAACCACTCTAATCAGAATCATCAACCAAATTACTGCACCTGATAAAGGTGAAATTTTATTTTTCGGTGAAAATTTCAAAAGAAAACACATCCAAAACATTGGCTATTTACCTGAAGAACGAGGACTTTATAAAAGCATGAAAGTGGGTGAACAATGCCTATACTTAGCTCAACTCAAAGGATTATCTAAAGATGACGCCAAACAAAAAATTCATTATTGGTTTAAGAAATTAAACATGATGGACTGGCTTCACAAGAAAGTAGAAGAGCTTTCTAAGGGGATGGCTCAAAAAGTTCAATTTGTAAGCACTATAATTCATCAACCTAAACTCATTATTTTAGATGAACCTTTCACTGGATTTGATCCCATAAATACAGAAATTATAAAAAATGAAATTTTAGCATTAAAAGAAAGTGGTAGCACTATTCTACTTTCAACACATAGGATGGAATCCGTGGAAGAGCTTTGTGATGATATCGCCTTAGTCAATTCCGGTCAATGTATATTAGAAGGCAGTGTGGAAGATATAAAACAAGATTTCAAATCACATATTTTTGAAGTCAAATACAAAGGTGAATTAAAGTCTAATATTGAGCATTTTGATACAATACTATCAAAGGATGGATACTCCGTATTTAAAGCTAAGGACAAGGAGTACACACACACCTTAATTCAACAATTAGTCAAGCAAGTAGATGTTTTTAGCTTTAATGAAAAACTTCCGACTATAAATGATGTATTCATTCAATCCGTAAGCAATGAATAAACTGTTTTTAATAATAAAAAGGGAGTACTTATCAAGAGTACGCAAAAAGAGTTTCATCATTATGACGCTTTTAACCCCTCTATTTATGATTGGGATTTTTGTTGTCCCTACCCTTCTTGCCTATAATAATGATGAACAATCATCAGTGGCAATAATTGATGAAAACGATTTCATTGAATTGGAATTTACGTCTACTAAAAGCGTAAAATACGTTGAGCTCAATCAGTCAAATTTTGAAGAAAATAAATCAATATTAATTGATACGTATGACTTTGTATTGCATATTCCTAAAGTTGATTCTTTACCACAAATTGAAAATAACATAGAAGTCTATTCAGAAAATCAGATGAGCTTATCTGTAAAAAACACCATAGAGAATCAAATAGACAAACAACTAACCAATATTTACCTACTTAGAAATGGTATTGATTTAGACAAAATAAAAAACTCAGAAAGCAACACTTCCCTAAAAACCTATATTGTTGATAAGAACGGACAAAACACCGCAGGAAATTCTGAAGCTAGCTTTGGAATTGGATTAATAGGCGGATTTCTGATTTACATATTCATTTTTATGTATGGCACAATGGTTATGCGTAGTGTGATTGAAGAAAAAACCAATAGAATAGTTGAAATTATAATATCGTCTGTAAAGCCATTTGAACTTATGTTTGGAAAGATTATAAGCGTCGCTTTAGTTGGCTTAAGTCAATTTGCTATGTGGATAATATTAGGCTCTGTATTTTTACTCATCGCCAATGGCTTACTTTCAGCAGAGGTTGACCTCACTAATTTAAGCACCTATGAAAGTACTTTAGCATCTGAAATAAACACCTCACTGATGGCACTTCCAATTAAAAAACTACTTATCACCTTCATAATTTATTTCTTAGGTGGTTATTTGCTGTATGGCTCTTTATTTGCCGCTATTGGCTCAGCTTCAGATCAAGAAACGGATAGCCAACAATTTATACTTCCCATTACTATTCCACTCATTCTATCTTTTATTTTAGTTCAGGTAGTAATTGATAACCCTCATAGCGGGATGGCTTATTGGCTATCTATGATTCCTTTCACCTCACCCATCATAATGATTGCAAGGATACCTTTTGGAGTACCGATTCACGAATTATTGCTTTCAGTAACTTTATTAATTCTTGGCTTTTTATTTACAATATGGCTAGCTAGCAAAATTTACAGAGTTGGCATCCTTATGTATGGTAAAAAAATTAGCTACAAAGAACTATGGAAGTGGCTAAGGTATAATGACTAATAATATGAGAATAGCAATTATTGATTTAGGAACAAATACATTTAACTTACTCATTGCTGATAAAGATAAAAATGGAAATTTCACTACTGTCTTTAAAAATAAAATTCCAGTAAAACTAGGCGAAGGCGGTATTGATAAAGGAATAATAGCACCAAAGGCTTATCAAAGAGGTATAAAAGCCCTCAAAAGTCAAATGAAAACTATAAATGAATATGAAGTAGATAAGTATAGGGCATTTGCAACTTCAGCTATTCGGTCCACAACAAACGGGCATAATTTTGTAAAAGATGTTGATGAACTACTTGAACTCAACATTGA
Proteins encoded in this region:
- a CDS encoding gliding motility-associated C-terminal domain-containing protein, which codes for MTRLFILLLLFLHFVAFSQCSLEISDTTHVNCSGDNTGAFSFNVTAVEPYSISLSNGVVSMNGTGFSNLYAGNYEAILIDNDLCADTVSIKIKEPQQLSSILECIGSEIISNTNGGVEEYVYAWRNEAGQVMSNNTSILFEAKQFYDFEVIDSKGCSFRDTINVLADFTVNDSLGEFPFDIYITNMSISALFGWDFGDGNTSQTKDPIYTYENVGDYDLTLTVTDDSQCSDSKVIKIEVQGFEMMLDDWQEMYNAFSPNGDGINDNFSFLENHAIEDFEVKIFNRWGSVVYNWSNPNYEWDGLSFSGNKLAPGVYYYFMNARGFNGKVYEKKGSVSIY
- a CDS encoding UvrD-helicase domain-containing protein, whose translation is MVIAGAGSGKTRVLTYRIAHLIQKGIDPFNILSLTFTNKAAKEMRERIHSLIGPEAQNLWMGTFHSVFSKILRIESDKLNYPQNFTIYDTSDSKNLLKSIVKELNLDKDIYKPNVLLSRISQLKNNLVSYVSYMSNASLQAEDSSRRLKEMAMIYKTYQNRLFSSGSMDFDDLLFNTFILLRDFPETLNKYQNKFKYILVDEYQDTNQVQYMIVKRLAAMNENICVVGDDAQSIYAFRGANIQNILNFKNDYPDFETVKLEQNYRSSQTIVNAANSLIKHNKNQIKKTVYSKNQKGSALKVCKTFSDNEEGQVIGQSIFEIQMNERVPYSDFAILYRTNAQSRSLEESLRRRNIPFKIYGGLSFYQRKEVKDLLAYFRIVINPKDEESLKRIINFPTRGIGNTTIQKLIICSRTYNTSIFECIQNPDYHSLIGVNKSTLQKLTDFAVLINSFKAQLNEDAYKLANSIAKSTSLLRELDKDKTPEGVSRYENVQELLNAIKDFVEKNKKREEPTSLDFFMQDVALITDQDKEEDKEDRNKVSMMTIHAAKGLEFPYVYIVGLEENLFPSQLSVHSREELEEERRLFYVAITRAKKYVNLSYATSRWRWGQLIDCEPSRFLHEIDDEFLDWEIQKRDRVKPQNNTNLRVNVKKQYFNKPTTSNKKPNITQKYTPQNLTKANVAMTKAGDQSSSNNQLQTGMNVSHERFGKGKILQIEGHAGNKKATIFFEGNGQKTLLLKFAKLTIIN
- a CDS encoding DUF4290 domain-containing protein; translated protein: MELEYNTSRNKLVISEYGRHIQKLVEHAIEIKDKKDRQRFVEGIINIMGDLNPHLRDVADFKHKLWDHLYVISDFKLDVDSPYEKPVIEKLFEKPEPLGYPNSKIKYNHYGKVIEKMIVEAIKMEDKELKNKLVIAIANQMKKSYVNWILDFVEDEVIFNHLKKLSNNNLEIQEGIELSKFAPNVKQSSSPKKKKKNNRGRNQQRN
- the murA gene encoding UDP-N-acetylglucosamine 1-carboxyvinyltransferase, giving the protein MSSFIIEGGRKLSGEIIPQGAKNEALQILCAVLLSAEKITIYNLPDIVDINILIDLLSDLGVKIQKLSPNSYTFQSDEINLDYLTSDEFKTKGTRIRGSIMIVGPLLARFGKGYIPKPGGDKIGRRRLDTHFIGFERLGAKFEYDSKESFYRVTTDGLKGTYMLMDEASVTGTANIVMTAVMAEGITTIYNAACEPYLQQLCKMLNRMGANISGIGSNLLTIEGVKELKGCEHTILPDMIEIGSFIGLAAMTQSELTIKNVQYDELGIIPSVFQKLGIKLERRGDDIYIPSQESYEIENFIDGSILTISDAPWPGFTPDLLSIILVVATQARGSVLIHQKMFESRLFFTDKLIDMGAQIILCDPHRASVIGLDRKSALRATRMTSPDIRAGVSLLIAALSADGTSVIDNINQIDRGYQNIDERLNKLGANIKRVD
- a CDS encoding TlpA family protein disulfide reductase, which encodes MKKIFFFSLIAFLTLDSYSQALKIGDSAPELAYENPREKIMKLSSLRGKYVIVDFWASWCGPCRRENPNLVSTYKRFKNARFKNGKGLEVYSVSLDKKLSSWLKAMTDDKLFWEYHVSDLKGWQSDAASIYGVRSIPQTFVLNGEGEIIAKDLKGDALNKFLNSQKIN
- a CDS encoding nucleotide exchange factor GrpE → MAKKKKESKKEIEEVTIEEKFSELNDKHLRLFAEFENFKKRTAKERIELYKTAGESVLSALLPIVDDFERSIKASEEEDEGVVLIYNKLISILESKGLKAIDNPIGTELNTDFHEAITNVPAPSDDMKGKIIDVIEKGYFLNDKVIRYAKVVVANNE
- the dnaJ gene encoding molecular chaperone DnaJ; this encodes MSKRDYYEVLGVSKSASDSEIKKAYRKMAIKYHPDKNPDDKAAEEKFKEAAEAYDVLSNTDKKKRYDQFGHAGMGNRGGFGGGGGMNMDDIFSQFGDIFGGGGSPFDSFFGGGSRGGRRVNKGTNLRIKLKLTLEDVANGIDKKIKVKKLVQAEGVTYNTCVTCGGNGQVTRVSNTILGQMQTSAVCPSCNGLGKTIDKRPKGSDANGLIQKEDIVSINIPAGVEDGMQLKVSGKGNAAPFDGYAGDLIILIEVEEHTDLKRENNNLHYDCYVSLTDAVLGNDVVIPTISGKAKIKIEAGTQSGKILRLKSKGLPSLNGYGKGDLLVHINVWTPQNLTKDELKIFKGLKDSKSFVPNPTSSDKSFFERVKDMFN
- a CDS encoding ATP-binding cassette domain-containing protein; the protein is MNILEIKNVVKEYENKKALDTISMNIKEGRIFGLLGPNGAGKTTLIRIINQITAPDKGEILFFGENFKRKHIQNIGYLPEERGLYKSMKVGEQCLYLAQLKGLSKDDAKQKIHYWFKKLNMMDWLHKKVEELSKGMAQKVQFVSTIIHQPKLIILDEPFTGFDPINTEIIKNEILALKESGSTILLSTHRMESVEELCDDIALVNSGQCILEGSVEDIKQDFKSHIFEVKYKGELKSNIEHFDTILSKDGYSVFKAKDKEYTHTLIQQLVKQVDVFSFNEKLPTINDVFIQSVSNE
- a CDS encoding ABC transporter permease encodes the protein MNKLFLIIKREYLSRVRKKSFIIMTLLTPLFMIGIFVVPTLLAYNNDEQSSVAIIDENDFIELEFTSTKSVKYVELNQSNFEENKSILIDTYDFVLHIPKVDSLPQIENNIEVYSENQMSLSVKNTIENQIDKQLTNIYLLRNGIDLDKIKNSESNTSLKTYIVDKNGQNTAGNSEASFGIGLIGGFLIYIFIFMYGTMVMRSVIEEKTNRIVEIIISSVKPFELMFGKIISVALVGLSQFAMWIILGSVFLLIANGLLSAEVDLTNLSTYESTLASEINTSLMALPIKKLLITFIIYFLGGYLLYGSLFAAIGSASDQETDSQQFILPITIPLILSFILVQVVIDNPHSGMAYWLSMIPFTSPIIMIARIPFGVPIHELLLSVTLLILGFLFTIWLASKIYRVGILMYGKKISYKELWKWLRYND